Proteins encoded together in one Thermomonospora curvata DSM 43183 window:
- a CDS encoding DUF4253 domain-containing protein, which produces MDDHERRLTRPAELHPPALRHLFSDGGVGRSLSVELPPGTVVWPDPGYPQRHPVRRPAFWVSDGPVPPGLWSALRDEHPRSGLWPVLLDDSTQPWTAGQVAPEPVSEIDNYDPAAFMAEVWADWCASQTDGDYSELEPYGKNCPGLAPPGTLVHDPDELADQYADKLARRGMSLGLAAVDRGADTLAAMGWQGALNHNEWTAPLAAVVRGWEDRFGVRVVGMGFNTLDLSVAAPPLTSRHALQVAAEHWAFCPDTMFQGPGTLAGYAEEIRGKTSWSFWWD; this is translated from the coding sequence ATGGATGATCACGAGCGTCGGCTCACCCGGCCGGCAGAGCTGCACCCCCCTGCTCTGCGGCACCTGTTCAGCGACGGGGGCGTGGGACGCTCCCTGTCGGTGGAGCTGCCCCCGGGGACCGTGGTGTGGCCGGACCCCGGCTATCCGCAGCGCCACCCGGTGCGCCGCCCGGCCTTCTGGGTGAGCGACGGCCCCGTCCCGCCGGGGTTGTGGAGCGCGCTGCGCGACGAGCACCCCCGCTCGGGGCTGTGGCCGGTGCTGCTGGACGACTCCACCCAGCCCTGGACGGCCGGCCAGGTGGCGCCCGAGCCGGTGTCGGAGATCGACAACTACGACCCGGCGGCGTTCATGGCCGAGGTATGGGCGGACTGGTGCGCCAGCCAGACCGACGGCGACTACTCCGAGCTGGAGCCCTACGGCAAGAACTGCCCCGGCCTGGCGCCGCCCGGCACGCTCGTCCACGACCCCGACGAACTCGCCGACCAGTACGCCGACAAACTGGCCCGGCGCGGCATGTCGCTGGGGCTGGCGGCCGTGGACCGCGGCGCCGACACACTGGCCGCGATGGGCTGGCAGGGGGCGCTCAACCACAACGAGTGGACGGCGCCGCTGGCGGCCGTGGTCCGCGGCTGGGAGGACCGGTTCGGGGTCCGGGTGGTGGGCATGGGCTTCAACACCCTGGACCTGAGCGTGGCCGCGCCGCCGCTGACCTCCCGGCACGCCCTGCAGGTCGCCGCCGAGCACTGGGCGTTCTGCCCCGACACGATGTTCCAGGGGCCGGGCACGCTGGCCGGCTACGCCGAGGAGATCCGCGGCAAGACCTCCTGGTCGTTCTGGTGGGATTGA
- a CDS encoding acyl-CoA dehydrogenase family protein gives MDFGLSPRAEEYLARLQEFMDSHVYPAEPVYETQRAELIAAGKENVVPPVVEELKAEARKRGLWNLFLPDCQEPAHGLTVTDYASLAEVTGRSPHLAPEATNCAAPDTGNMEVLHMFGTPEQKERWLRPLMEGQIRSAFAMTEPDVASSDARNISTRIERDGDHYVINGRKWWITGVADPRCKIMIVMGKTDPQGHPYRQQSMVLVPMDTPGVEVIRPLPVFGYYDQHGHCEITFTDVRVPVENLIGNEGDGFMIAQARLGPGRIHHCMRALGAAERALELMCQRAVSRVAFGKTLAEQGVVQQQIAESRMAIEQARLLTLKTAWMIDKYGVKAARSEVAAIKVVVPRVALQVVDRAIQVHGGAGVSDDTPLARMYASLRTLRIADGPDDVHIRSVARAELGKYVSK, from the coding sequence ATGGATTTCGGTTTGAGCCCCCGGGCCGAGGAGTACCTGGCCCGGCTGCAGGAGTTCATGGATTCCCACGTCTACCCGGCCGAACCGGTCTATGAGACCCAGCGGGCCGAGCTGATCGCCGCGGGGAAGGAGAACGTCGTTCCCCCGGTGGTCGAGGAACTCAAGGCCGAGGCGCGCAAGCGCGGATTGTGGAACCTGTTCCTGCCCGACTGCCAGGAGCCGGCGCACGGGCTGACGGTCACCGACTACGCCTCACTGGCGGAGGTCACCGGGCGCTCCCCGCACCTGGCCCCCGAGGCCACCAACTGCGCCGCGCCCGACACCGGCAACATGGAGGTGCTGCACATGTTCGGCACCCCCGAGCAGAAGGAGCGCTGGCTGCGCCCCCTGATGGAGGGCCAGATCCGCAGCGCGTTCGCGATGACCGAGCCGGACGTGGCCTCCTCCGACGCCCGGAACATCTCCACCCGGATCGAGCGGGACGGCGACCACTACGTCATCAACGGCCGCAAATGGTGGATCACCGGCGTGGCCGACCCGCGCTGCAAGATAATGATCGTCATGGGCAAGACCGACCCGCAGGGGCATCCCTATCGGCAGCAGTCGATGGTGCTGGTGCCGATGGACACCCCCGGGGTGGAGGTGATCCGGCCGCTGCCGGTGTTCGGCTACTACGACCAGCACGGGCACTGCGAGATCACCTTCACCGACGTGCGGGTCCCGGTCGAGAACCTGATCGGCAACGAGGGCGACGGCTTCATGATCGCCCAGGCCCGGCTGGGTCCCGGCCGCATCCACCACTGCATGCGCGCCCTCGGCGCCGCCGAGCGCGCCCTGGAGCTGATGTGCCAGCGGGCCGTCTCCCGGGTGGCCTTCGGCAAGACGCTGGCCGAGCAGGGCGTGGTGCAGCAGCAGATCGCCGAGTCCCGGATGGCGATCGAGCAGGCCCGGCTGCTGACCCTCAAGACCGCCTGGATGATCGACAAGTACGGGGTCAAGGCCGCCCGCAGCGAGGTCGCCGCGATCAAGGTGGTGGTGCCCCGGGTGGCGCTGCAGGTGGTGGACCGCGCCATCCAGGTGCACGGCGGCGCCGGCGTCAGCGACGACACCCCGCTGGCCCGCATGTACGCCTCGCTGCGCACCCTGCGGATCGCCGACGGGCCCGACGATGTGCACATCCGTTCCGTCGCCCGCGCCGAGCTGGGTAAGTACGTGAGCAAATGA
- a CDS encoding SDR family oxidoreductase codes for MDAASRSGSNGGNYSGNYSGKVAWITGGASGIGAAVARRLVEEGAQVLISDVNVEAGNALAEELGCKFVRCDVREPADNNAAVATAVETFGGLDIAFLNAGVASRCGLGGDFDLEAYRRAMAVNLDGVVYGIVAALPALRARGGGDIVATASMAALTATPFDPVYGANKAAVVGLVRGLGPNHEPEGIRINALCPSFADTPIIEGMKDELDKLGLPVLDVADVVTAFMRLLEARGAGQAWYVVPGRPSEPFQFRRVPGPR; via the coding sequence ATGGACGCCGCGAGCCGCTCGGGCAGCAACGGCGGGAACTACTCCGGGAACTACTCCGGGAAAGTCGCCTGGATCACCGGAGGGGCCAGCGGCATCGGCGCCGCCGTCGCCCGCCGCCTGGTCGAAGAGGGCGCCCAGGTGCTGATCTCCGACGTCAACGTCGAGGCCGGCAACGCGCTGGCCGAGGAGCTGGGCTGCAAGTTCGTGCGCTGCGACGTGCGCGAACCCGCCGACAACAACGCCGCCGTGGCCACCGCCGTGGAGACCTTCGGCGGGCTGGACATCGCCTTCCTCAACGCCGGGGTGGCCTCCCGCTGCGGCCTGGGCGGCGACTTCGACCTGGAGGCCTACCGGCGGGCCATGGCCGTCAACCTCGACGGCGTGGTCTACGGCATCGTGGCGGCGCTGCCGGCGCTGCGGGCCCGCGGCGGCGGGGACATCGTCGCCACCGCCAGCATGGCCGCGCTGACCGCCACCCCCTTCGACCCCGTCTACGGCGCCAACAAGGCCGCGGTGGTCGGGCTGGTGCGCGGGCTGGGCCCCAACCACGAGCCCGAGGGCATCCGGATCAACGCGCTGTGCCCGTCGTTCGCCGACACCCCCATCATCGAGGGAATGAAGGACGAGCTGGACAAGCTCGGTCTGCCGGTCCTGGACGTGGCCGATGTGGTGACGGCGTTCATGAGGCTCCTGGAGGCGCGCGGCGCCGGCCAGGCCTGGTACGTGGTGCCGGGCCGTCCTTCTGAGCCGTTCCAGTTCCGCCGCGTGCCCGGCCCTCGCTGA
- a CDS encoding TetR/AcrR family transcriptional regulator: MTDTTGGTGLRQRMPYARRREQLLAAALGEFGRRGYHLTQMEHVASAAGVSKALLYQHFASKEELFAEVAAAIVTELTGRLRSAVRPGRSSVDNIRAMVRALFDYATEDPAAWALVIRHLDKPEVGDDLRDMRERLGEEFAGLLLRRRRADPTLTPAQLAVNERRARLLVPLMYGAMLSMVSWWLEHRDTPRDKAETMAVEFIWLGLDRLRSGERIRFED; this comes from the coding sequence ATGACCGATACCACGGGGGGGACCGGCCTGCGGCAGCGGATGCCGTACGCCCGCCGCCGCGAGCAGCTGCTCGCGGCGGCGCTCGGCGAGTTCGGGCGGCGCGGCTACCACCTGACCCAGATGGAGCACGTGGCCTCGGCGGCGGGGGTGTCCAAGGCCCTGCTCTACCAGCACTTCGCCTCCAAGGAAGAGCTGTTCGCCGAGGTCGCCGCCGCCATCGTGACGGAGCTGACCGGGCGGCTGCGCTCGGCGGTGCGGCCCGGGCGGTCCTCGGTGGACAACATCCGGGCGATGGTGCGGGCGTTGTTCGACTACGCCACCGAGGACCCGGCGGCCTGGGCGCTGGTCATCCGGCATCTGGACAAGCCGGAGGTGGGCGATGACCTGCGGGACATGCGCGAGCGGCTGGGCGAGGAGTTCGCCGGGCTGCTGCTGCGCCGCCGCCGCGCCGACCCGACGCTGACCCCCGCCCAGCTGGCCGTCAACGAGCGCCGCGCCCGGCTGCTGGTGCCGCTGATGTACGGGGCGATGCTGTCGATGGTGTCGTGGTGGCTGGAGCACCGCGACACCCCGCGGGACAAGGCCGAGACCATGGCGGTGGAGTTCATCTGGCTGGGGCTGGACCGCCTGCGTTCCGGCGAGCGCATCCGTTTCGAGGACTGA
- a CDS encoding ATP-binding protein produces the protein MPAGRTGPAGTVRGILTFEGNTEDVARARRFVQDVLRDHPDCATAVLLTSEFVTNGIVHGSGAITVAVLETEWGVRVEVTDAGSGTRPRLRESGLEDEGGRGLLLVDRLASRWDHVRTPAGLTAWFELDTAPAG, from the coding sequence ATGCCGGCAGGCAGAACGGGACCCGCAGGCACCGTCCGCGGGATCCTCACCTTCGAAGGCAACACCGAGGACGTGGCGCGGGCGCGCAGATTCGTCCAGGACGTCTTGCGAGATCACCCCGACTGTGCGACCGCGGTCCTGCTCACCAGCGAGTTCGTCACCAACGGCATCGTGCACGGCTCGGGCGCCATCACGGTGGCGGTGCTGGAGACCGAGTGGGGCGTGCGGGTCGAGGTGACCGACGCCGGTTCCGGGACGCGGCCCCGCCTGCGCGAGTCCGGCCTGGAGGACGAGGGAGGCCGGGGCCTGCTCCTGGTGGACCGGCTGGCCTCCCGGTGGGACCACGTACGCACCCCCGCCGGCCTCACCGCCTGGTTCGAGCTGGACACCGCCCCTGCCGGCTGA
- a CDS encoding luciferase family protein, which produces MESGGAAFAERLLSRFRTWPAVRVAPADCGAGVGLDAGTCQVLHLHSADTAELLLTRPVIERLGKALRESGRVTVRPGEDWVQVRLATDSDVALAVSLTSVALKAAGDGVGTHQTTPCSAAGPVPAALSRCGPP; this is translated from the coding sequence ATGGAGAGCGGCGGGGCCGCCTTCGCCGAGCGGCTGTTGAGCCGATTTCGCACCTGGCCCGCAGTGCGCGTGGCCCCGGCCGATTGCGGAGCCGGTGTCGGTCTCGACGCGGGCACATGCCAGGTTCTCCATCTGCACTCGGCCGACACGGCCGAATTGCTGCTGACCCGGCCGGTCATCGAACGGCTCGGTAAGGCGCTGCGGGAATCGGGACGGGTGACCGTGCGCCCCGGCGAGGACTGGGTGCAGGTCCGCCTGGCCACCGATTCGGACGTGGCCCTGGCCGTCTCGCTGACCAGCGTGGCCCTCAAAGCGGCCGGCGACGGCGTTGGAACGCACCAAACAACCCCCTGCAGCGCCGCCGGGCCGGTCCCGGCCGCACTGAGCCGCTGCGGCCCGCCATAG
- a CDS encoding 3-oxoacyl-ACP synthase III family protein, with protein MTAGDPTVRVGLTGVTAFLPERTLTSREVEDRIARHSDGYRPLAGIVTRMTGIRSRHLAADDQQASDLAAAAARSLLERRGLTPGDVDLLIFGSASQDLVEPATAHIVSAKLGTTCPVFDVTNACNSFLNALQVAEALIRTGQHARALVCTGEIPSRAIRWKVRDFKQFVESFPGYTLSDGGAAALLEPVPRGGIFHRAFEADSTAWNVGTLPGGGTMHPRDPEYTYFHADGRRLKDAFLALGSGLFDKALADTGLSWDDFAVICVHQVAMPYLELLREQTGIPADRLVVTLPEHGNLASVTLPLQLATALEEGRCGPGDRVALLGLAGGVSLGVIFLEL; from the coding sequence ATGACCGCAGGGGACCCGACGGTCCGGGTCGGCCTCACCGGCGTGACCGCGTTCCTGCCCGAGCGGACGCTCACCAGCCGCGAGGTGGAAGACCGCATCGCCCGCCACAGCGACGGCTACCGGCCGCTGGCGGGGATCGTCACCCGCATGACCGGGATCCGCTCCCGCCACCTGGCCGCCGACGACCAGCAGGCCTCCGACCTGGCGGCGGCGGCCGCCCGGTCGCTGCTGGAGCGGCGCGGCCTGACCCCGGGCGATGTGGACCTGCTGATCTTCGGCTCGGCCAGCCAGGACCTGGTCGAACCGGCCACCGCGCACATCGTGTCGGCCAAACTGGGCACCACCTGCCCGGTGTTCGACGTGACCAACGCCTGCAACAGCTTCCTCAACGCCCTCCAGGTCGCCGAGGCCCTCATCCGGACCGGGCAGCACGCCCGGGCGCTGGTGTGCACCGGTGAGATCCCCTCCCGGGCGATCCGCTGGAAGGTGCGCGACTTCAAACAGTTCGTCGAGTCGTTCCCCGGCTACACCCTCTCCGACGGCGGCGCCGCGGCGCTGCTGGAGCCGGTCCCGCGCGGCGGGATCTTCCACCGCGCCTTCGAGGCCGACTCCACCGCCTGGAACGTCGGCACGCTGCCCGGCGGGGGCACCATGCACCCCCGCGACCCCGAGTACACCTACTTCCACGCCGACGGACGCCGCCTCAAGGACGCCTTCTTGGCGCTGGGCTCGGGGCTTTTTGACAAGGCCCTCGCCGACACCGGCCTGAGCTGGGACGACTTCGCCGTGATCTGCGTGCACCAGGTGGCCATGCCCTACCTGGAGCTATTGCGCGAGCAGACCGGCATCCCCGCCGACCGCCTGGTGGTGACGCTGCCCGAACACGGCAACCTGGCCTCGGTGACGCTGCCCCTGCAACTGGCCACCGCGCTCGAGGAGGGCCGCTGCGGCCCCGGCGACCGGGTGGCCCTGCTCGGCCTGGCCGGCGGCGTCAGCCTCGGCGTGATCTTCCTGGAGCTGTGA
- a CDS encoding flavoprotein: MTTPGRRRVLYIIVCAAGPAGDVGKLVTLAHQRNWDVQIIATPAALNFIDTAALEAQTGRPVRSDYREPGQPRSPKADAIIVAPATYNTINKWANGIADNYALSILAEAPNLNIPIVVLPFVNTALATRRPFQQSTATLQAEGVHILLGPGKFEPHPPGAGNTKFNSFPWEIALETVEAPTNSP; encoded by the coding sequence GTGACCACCCCCGGTCGCCGTCGCGTCCTCTACATCATCGTGTGCGCCGCAGGCCCCGCCGGCGACGTCGGCAAACTCGTCACCCTCGCCCACCAGCGCAACTGGGACGTCCAGATCATCGCCACCCCCGCCGCCCTGAACTTCATCGACACCGCCGCCCTAGAGGCCCAAACCGGCCGCCCCGTCCGCAGCGACTACCGCGAACCAGGCCAACCCCGCTCCCCCAAGGCAGACGCCATCATCGTCGCCCCCGCCACCTACAACACCATCAACAAATGGGCCAACGGCATAGCCGACAACTACGCCCTGAGCATCCTCGCCGAAGCCCCCAACCTCAACATCCCCATCGTGGTCCTCCCCTTCGTCAACACCGCCCTAGCCACCCGCCGCCCCTTCCAGCAGAGCACAGCCACCCTCCAAGCCGAAGGCGTCCACATACTCCTAGGCCCCGGCAAATTCGAACCACACCCCCCAGGAGCAGGAAACACAAAATTCAACTCCTTCCCATGGGAAATCGCACTCGAAACAGTGGAGGCGCCAACAAATTCTCCCTGA
- a CDS encoding helix-turn-helix domain-containing protein encodes MPGRAIAPFTVPADLWRRPETLDALRNRDIGWLFRLLRQYAGASQTQIAIACGMTQGKVSETMKPRGRRVTSSEVFERIADGLDMPDHARMTLGPAPSSFNPTSAAPTGTAVIRAQDEPVGLDSSAFLGSLALKPHAGKRRDRCADVRSPSSPGRVCSARS; translated from the coding sequence ATGCCGGGACGCGCCATCGCTCCTTTCACCGTCCCCGCCGACTTGTGGAGACGCCCCGAAACCCTCGACGCTCTCCGTAACCGGGACATCGGCTGGCTGTTCCGTCTGCTGCGTCAGTACGCCGGTGCCAGTCAGACCCAGATCGCCATCGCCTGCGGCATGACCCAAGGCAAGGTCAGCGAGACCATGAAGCCCCGCGGCCGCCGGGTCACTTCCTCGGAGGTGTTCGAGCGCATCGCCGACGGCCTGGACATGCCCGATCACGCCCGGATGACGCTGGGGCCGGCCCCAAGCTCGTTCAACCCCACCAGCGCAGCGCCCACCGGGACCGCGGTCATCCGGGCACAAGATGAGCCGGTGGGCTTGGACTCTTCGGCGTTCCTCGGTTCTCTTGCCCTAAAGCCTCATGCGGGGAAGAGGAGGGACCGGTGCGCAGACGTACGTTCACCCAGCTCGCCGGGGCGAGTTTGTTCAGCACGATCCTGA
- a CDS encoding AMP-binding protein: MSANPPRRNGAGKESLWVVVPAYNEGAGITATLRALSAQCLPPAGVVVVDNASTDDTAEVVRAYAAAHPELNLELLHESQKGTGAAADTGMRHAIARGATHLARTDADCLPPPHWTAAIMRAFDEGLELVAGRLRPRTDEFPLNWKERWLLPVLQPLAAAFGRIRPGNQGPDYLGPYVMSPACTLGITAELYERCGGFPRAPIEEVHDDRELVNRVRKVTTAYGRRRDVWVYWSMRRARAYGLRGTLAWYARPGRRDKEMAKEVDVRLPRPRPRRPPAGPPRRPRRVDEADLVGRVLAQAERTPGAVALVHGPGDRQMTYGELRHRVLAVTHGLRRAGLRPGDRVLLGVRHSAATVIIALSVVAAGGTLVIVDPGAGPQMFAARLRSARPRWVIAESALYSLNRLRVLRGPARRAGLLLPGVTDPALRHVRVGPWLPGVPAGALDFAELMRGPAPETAGERDPHAPAVVVFTSGTTDAPRGVVHSAASLAAGLRLCRDRFPLGPGDVVHDAGFMLGLPALIAGARWSIPAARDPVDGFLAEVARRGVTHAFCVPVHLAQMLEESGDRLPGCLRYLLLGSAPVPPAVLRRAVAAAGGRTEVLSVYALTEMLPVAIADAAEKFAHWDSGSGGDLLGAPLPGVEAKIAADDELLLRGPNTCLGYLGEPPLEWLETGDLARLDDRGRLILIGRKKDMLIRGSANIYPGLYEPAIAALPGVAEAAMVGLADPVTGDEEVVLAVVPDGDVPPAALRSRLRRALPEVIDAAALPDRIEVLPGLPRAGRSHKLDRDALRALVGEGRGTRGPVRGR; this comes from the coding sequence ATGAGCGCGAACCCGCCACGGCGCAACGGAGCCGGGAAGGAGTCGCTGTGGGTCGTCGTGCCCGCCTACAACGAGGGGGCGGGCATCACCGCGACGCTGCGGGCGCTGTCGGCCCAGTGCCTGCCCCCCGCCGGGGTGGTCGTGGTCGACAACGCCAGCACCGACGACACCGCCGAAGTGGTGCGGGCCTACGCCGCCGCGCACCCGGAGCTGAACCTGGAGCTGCTGCACGAATCCCAAAAGGGCACCGGCGCGGCCGCCGACACCGGCATGCGGCACGCCATCGCCCGCGGCGCCACCCACCTGGCCCGCACCGACGCCGACTGCCTGCCGCCGCCGCACTGGACGGCCGCGATCATGCGGGCCTTCGACGAAGGGCTGGAACTGGTGGCCGGCCGGCTGCGCCCGCGCACCGACGAGTTCCCGCTGAACTGGAAGGAACGCTGGCTGCTGCCGGTGCTGCAGCCGCTGGCCGCCGCCTTCGGCCGGATCCGCCCCGGTAACCAGGGCCCGGACTATCTGGGGCCGTACGTGATGAGCCCGGCCTGCACGCTGGGCATCACCGCCGAGCTGTATGAGCGGTGCGGCGGCTTCCCCCGCGCCCCCATCGAGGAGGTGCACGACGACCGCGAACTGGTCAACCGCGTCCGCAAGGTGACCACCGCCTACGGGCGGCGCCGGGACGTGTGGGTGTACTGGTCGATGCGCCGCGCCCGCGCCTACGGGCTGCGCGGCACCCTGGCCTGGTACGCCCGTCCCGGCCGCCGGGACAAGGAGATGGCCAAGGAGGTGGACGTCCGCCTGCCCCGGCCCCGGCCGCGCCGCCCTCCGGCCGGCCCGCCGCGCAGGCCCCGCCGCGTCGACGAGGCCGACCTGGTGGGACGGGTGCTGGCGCAGGCCGAACGCACCCCCGGGGCGGTGGCGCTGGTGCACGGCCCCGGCGACCGCCAGATGACCTACGGGGAGCTGCGGCATCGGGTCCTGGCGGTGACGCACGGCCTGCGGCGGGCCGGACTGCGGCCCGGCGACCGGGTGCTGCTGGGCGTGCGGCACTCGGCCGCAACCGTGATCATCGCGCTGTCGGTGGTGGCCGCCGGCGGCACCCTGGTGATCGTCGATCCGGGGGCGGGCCCGCAGATGTTCGCCGCCCGGCTGCGGAGCGCCCGGCCCCGCTGGGTCATCGCCGAATCCGCCCTCTACAGCCTCAACCGCCTGCGCGTCCTGCGCGGCCCGGCCCGCCGGGCGGGACTGCTGCTGCCCGGCGTCACCGACCCCGCCCTGCGCCACGTCCGCGTCGGCCCGTGGCTGCCGGGCGTGCCCGCCGGGGCGCTGGACTTCGCCGAGCTGATGCGCGGCCCCGCCCCCGAGACGGCCGGCGAGCGCGACCCGCACGCCCCGGCGGTGGTGGTGTTCACCTCCGGGACCACCGACGCCCCGCGCGGCGTGGTGCACTCGGCGGCCTCGCTGGCGGCCGGGCTGCGGCTGTGCCGCGACCGCTTCCCCCTCGGACCCGGCGACGTGGTGCACGACGCGGGGTTCATGCTGGGGCTGCCCGCGCTCATCGCCGGTGCCCGCTGGTCGATCCCCGCTGCCCGCGACCCGGTGGACGGCTTTTTGGCCGAGGTGGCGCGGCGCGGCGTCACCCACGCCTTCTGCGTCCCGGTGCACCTGGCGCAGATGCTGGAGGAGTCCGGCGACCGGCTGCCCGGCTGCCTGCGGTACCTGCTGCTGGGCTCGGCGCCCGTCCCCCCGGCGGTGCTGCGGCGCGCGGTGGCGGCGGCCGGCGGGCGCACCGAGGTGCTGTCGGTCTACGCGCTGACCGAGATGCTGCCGGTGGCCATCGCCGACGCCGCCGAGAAATTCGCCCACTGGGACTCCGGCAGTGGGGGGGACCTGCTGGGCGCGCCCCTGCCCGGGGTGGAGGCCAAGATCGCCGCCGATGACGAACTGCTGCTGCGCGGCCCCAACACCTGCCTGGGCTACCTGGGCGAGCCGCCGCTGGAGTGGCTGGAGACCGGCGACCTGGCCCGCCTGGACGACCGGGGCCGCCTGATCCTGATCGGCCGCAAGAAGGACATGCTGATCCGCGGCTCGGCCAACATCTACCCGGGGCTGTATGAACCGGCCATCGCCGCGCTGCCCGGCGTCGCCGAGGCCGCCATGGTGGGGCTGGCCGATCCGGTGACCGGCGATGAGGAGGTCGTGCTCGCGGTGGTGCCGGACGGCGACGTGCCGCCCGCCGCGCTGCGCTCCCGGCTGCGCCGCGCCCTGCCGGAGGTGATCGACGCCGCGGCGCTGCCGGACCGGATCGAGGTGCTGCCCGGCCTTCCCCGCGCCGGGCGCTCCCACAAGCTGGACCGCGACGCCCTGCGCGCCCTCGTCGGGGAGGGCCGGGGGACGAGGGGACCCGTCCGGGGACGCTGA
- a CDS encoding ArsR/SmtB family transcription factor has protein sequence MAALHHPDREQIRLVDVLHALGHPIRLDIVRALASGEETPCGAIDVRAPKSTLTTHWRVLRESGVIRQRPEGRRLHLTLRRDDLNERFPGLLDLVFAEDAEPVH, from the coding sequence ATGGCGGCATTGCACCACCCCGATCGCGAGCAGATCCGGCTCGTGGACGTTTTGCACGCCTTGGGCCACCCCATACGGCTCGACATCGTGCGAGCCCTGGCCTCCGGTGAGGAGACCCCCTGCGGGGCCATCGACGTGCGGGCTCCCAAGTCCACTCTCACCACGCACTGGCGGGTGCTGCGGGAAAGCGGCGTGATCCGGCAGCGCCCCGAGGGCCGCCGCCTCCATCTGACGTTGCGCCGCGACGATCTGAACGAGCGTTTCCCGGGACTGCTCGACCTGGTCTTCGCCGAGGACGCCGAGCCGGTGCACTGA
- a CDS encoding spermidine synthase, with protein sequence MAQRRTARRDAPAVHRSADGRAELHPDPEREHGWLLTVEGVPQSYVDLADPTYLDFEYMRMMGDVVDCLGDGRAPLDVVHIGGGACTLARYVAATRPGSRQLVLEPDAALINLVREHLPLRSVRGLRVRITDGRAGLAALPDACDDLVILDAFADTAIPRELICLEFCHDVRRVLRPAGVYLLNMADGNRLEFARRVTATVRRIFPHTVLLAEPGVMRGRRFGNLVLAASAAALPEAELTRRAASGLVRARCLDTEALSGFCAGAAPLRQNEDISIPVPPKTLFGRP encoded by the coding sequence ATGGCCCAACGACGCACCGCTCGCCGGGACGCACCCGCCGTGCACCGCAGTGCCGACGGCCGCGCCGAGCTGCACCCCGACCCCGAACGCGAGCACGGCTGGCTGCTGACCGTCGAAGGGGTGCCCCAGTCCTACGTCGACCTGGCCGACCCGACCTACCTGGACTTCGAATACATGCGCATGATGGGCGACGTGGTCGACTGCCTCGGCGACGGCCGCGCCCCCCTCGACGTCGTCCACATCGGCGGCGGCGCCTGCACCCTGGCCCGCTACGTGGCGGCCACCCGCCCCGGCTCCCGCCAGCTGGTCCTGGAACCGGACGCCGCCCTGATCAACCTGGTCCGCGAGCACCTGCCACTGCGCTCGGTCCGAGGACTGCGCGTGCGGATAACCGACGGCCGCGCCGGCCTGGCCGCCCTCCCCGACGCCTGCGACGACCTGGTGATCCTGGACGCCTTCGCCGACACCGCCATCCCCCGAGAACTGATCTGCCTGGAGTTCTGCCACGACGTACGCCGGGTCCTGCGCCCCGCGGGCGTCTACCTCCTCAACATGGCCGACGGCAACCGCCTGGAGTTCGCCCGCCGGGTAACGGCCACCGTCCGCCGGATCTTCCCGCACACCGTCCTGCTCGCCGAACCCGGCGTCATGCGCGGCCGCCGCTTCGGCAACCTGGTCCTGGCCGCCTCCGCCGCCGCCCTCCCAGAGGCCGAACTGACCAGACGCGCGGCCTCCGGCCTGGTCCGCGCCCGCTGCCTGGACACCGAGGCCCTGTCCGGCTTCTGCGCCGGCGCCGCCCCCCTGCGACAGAACGAGGACATCTCGATCCCCGTACCGCCCAAAACCCTCTTCGGACGCCCCTAG